One region of Estrella lausannensis genomic DNA includes:
- a CDS encoding 4-alpha-glucanotransferase, whose translation MTLPKDLAAKKQWETIGFRHHHGIAVPLFSLWSEKSTGVGEYLDLLPLIDWCQEVGFNIIQLLPLNDTQGEASPYSAVSAFALNPIHLSLSALRGFDGGRIKKSINRGAIDYPSVMKMKEAFLRDLFEQEGRAFMQSGRYQKFLDLHPWLEGFSLYKAIRMRGDEALGEGKIEVNNALLEDADYHAFVQYLCFQQMSEVRDYAEAKGILIKGDVPILIAERSADVVLNEDLFRIDLTAGAPPDTYCKDGQNWGFPLYDWDRAQDKILAWWKERLEVVAGIYHLYRLDHVVGLFRIWGVPPGEKPTQGFFVPRDESLWIPRGTKVIRSFLNECPLLPIAEDLGTVPQEVRSTLQQLGVPGTKVLRWEFTDPVNPIFTPVSSYPAMSMATIATHDTETMKSWWESNKLAAQAFAEANSILYSERYDDQMREAVLRLSHGGSSLFHINPLQEYFPETSPLFFESEESARINDPANDRRALNWRVRFKEPVERIALDKSLKKMVKAVLTGER comes from the coding sequence ATGACACTGCCCAAAGACCTTGCAGCGAAGAAACAATGGGAAACAATCGGTTTTCGGCATCATCATGGAATTGCCGTGCCGCTCTTTTCCCTGTGGAGCGAAAAAAGCACAGGGGTCGGAGAATATCTCGATTTGCTTCCTCTGATCGACTGGTGCCAGGAGGTTGGATTTAACATCATCCAACTGCTGCCGCTAAATGACACCCAGGGAGAGGCAAGCCCCTACTCCGCCGTATCCGCCTTTGCCCTCAACCCCATTCATCTCTCACTAAGCGCGCTCAGAGGTTTTGACGGTGGGCGGATAAAAAAAAGCATCAACAGGGGTGCTATCGATTACCCCTCTGTGATGAAAATGAAAGAGGCTTTCTTGCGCGACCTTTTCGAGCAGGAAGGGCGGGCGTTTATGCAAAGCGGGCGCTATCAGAAGTTCTTAGACCTGCATCCCTGGCTTGAGGGCTTCTCCCTGTATAAAGCCATCAGAATGCGAGGGGATGAGGCGCTCGGCGAAGGAAAGATAGAGGTGAATAACGCCCTTCTTGAAGATGCGGATTATCACGCGTTTGTTCAGTACCTCTGCTTTCAGCAGATGAGCGAGGTGCGCGACTATGCCGAAGCAAAAGGCATCCTCATCAAAGGGGATGTTCCTATCTTAATTGCGGAAAGAAGCGCTGACGTTGTCTTGAATGAAGACCTTTTCCGAATCGATCTGACTGCAGGAGCCCCTCCCGATACCTATTGCAAAGACGGGCAGAACTGGGGCTTTCCACTTTATGACTGGGACAGAGCACAAGATAAAATCCTGGCATGGTGGAAAGAGAGGCTGGAGGTTGTGGCGGGAATATACCATCTGTACCGACTCGATCATGTTGTGGGGCTTTTCAGAATTTGGGGAGTGCCTCCCGGAGAAAAGCCGACGCAAGGCTTCTTTGTCCCTCGGGATGAGAGCCTTTGGATTCCTCGCGGGACAAAAGTCATCCGTTCTTTTCTAAATGAATGTCCACTGCTTCCCATCGCTGAAGACTTAGGAACGGTCCCGCAAGAGGTGCGCTCTACTTTGCAGCAACTGGGAGTGCCTGGAACTAAAGTTCTACGCTGGGAATTTACAGATCCCGTCAACCCCATTTTCACGCCGGTTTCGTCCTATCCTGCCATGAGCATGGCAACCATCGCGACACATGATACGGAGACGATGAAAAGCTGGTGGGAATCCAATAAACTGGCAGCACAAGCTTTTGCTGAAGCCAACTCCATCCTCTACAGTGAGCGGTATGATGATCAGATGCGCGAAGCAGTGCTCAGGCTCTCGCACGGGGGCAGCAGCCTGTTTCACATCAATCCCCTCCAGGAATATTTTCCTGAAACTTCGCCGCTTTTCTTTGAGAGCGAAGAATCCGCCCGCATCAATGATCCGGCCAACGACAGAAGAGCATTGAACTGGAGAGTGCGCTTCAAAGAGCCTGTTGAAAGAATCGCTTTAGATAAGTCGCTTAAAAAGATGGTGAAAGCAGTTTTAACGGGAGAGAGATGA